The window TAAAGAACGGGATGAAGACAGAGTGAAAGGGCTGGAAGCAGGCGCTAACTATTACCTGACTAAAAGTAGTTTTCATGACGAAACATTAGTCAAAGCGGTTAAAGATTTGATAGGCGAAGCAAGTACAGGGGCTTACCCATGAAGATCGCCATTGTTAATGATGACCCTGCAATAATAAAAGCTTTGCAAACTTTCCTGAAGCAAGATCCATCCTATAAACTTGTCTGGATTGCAAAATCGGGTGATGAAGCAATTGCAAACTCTCTATCCAATTTACCTGACCTTATTTTGATGGATATCGCTATGCCCGGACTAAATGGCGTGGAGACCACAAAGTATATCATGCAGCATACTCCCACAGCGATCATTATTGTTACATTCCCACTAATAAAAGAAACGCATCTGGTCTTTGAAGCTATAGGAGAAGGTGCTATAGATGCACTTAACGTAACACTTTCAGATTATTCTATTGTAGAATCAGAATCCCTCCATTACAAAATTCAAACAATAGGCAGACTTAAAGGGAAAATCCTTAGCAAGCTCAAAAAAACAGCAGAAAAACACGTTGAACCCTTAATGGCAAATAAAGAACCTTTCCCCATTTTGCTCACCATTGGGGCTTCGACGGGTGGACCTGTCGCGCTTTCGAAAATCCTTACAAGCCTGCCGTCTAACCTACCCTTAGCAATAGTCATCATTCAGCACGTCGACGAAAGGTTTATTGGGGGGTTAGCCCACTGGCTCAAAGACCAAAGCGGTCAGAACGTCAAACTTATTACAGCCGGCGATATACCCAAACCCGGTGTTGTACTATTGGCAAGCAAAAACCAGCACCTCGTGGTGCGCCATAATGGAACGTTAAACTATACGACCTTTCCTAAAGGCACCCCCTATATTCCCTCGGTCGATGTATTTTACCATAGTTTATACCAGCACTGGCCGCAAAAATCTATTGCGATACTTCTTACAGGAATGGGAAATGATGGAGCGCAAGGGATGAAAAGTTTGCGTGAAAAAGGGTGGCATACAATTGCAGAACATGAGAAAAGTTGCGTGATCTTTGGTATGCCGCGTGCAGCGATAGAAGCCGGAGGCGCAGAAGAAGTTGTCGAATGCGGACATATGCCCGCTGCCATATTAACCGCCTTTCGTGAAATAGCAAAAGCCAAAGGGTAGCCACAACATGTCATCACTACTGCCAACAGAAGTTATCACCACACCTTTGCTTAAACCATTAAGCACTTTTGTTATTTCAGTTTTGCTGATTGATGATCAGGAAATTATCGGCGAAACAATACGCTCCATGTTATCGGACCAAACGGATATATCTTTTCACTACTGCAAAGATCCCTCCTATGCAATAGATAAAGCGATGGAGGTTAACCCCACAGTAATCCTTCAAGACCTTGTCATGCCTGATATCGATGGTCTGGAGCTGACACGATATTTTAGAGCTCATGAGAAAACTAGAGATATCCCTCTCATTGTATTATCCAGTAAGGAAGATCCTGCCATCAAAGCCGAAGCATTTGCTGTCGGTGCCAATGACTATATGGTCAAACTGCCGGATAAACTAGAGCTTATAGCACGCATACGATACCACTCTAATGCATATATACGTCTTCTAGAACGTAACGAAGCCTATGAGAAATTGCGCGAAAGCCAACATCTGCTCAATGACGAATTAGCTGAAGCCGCACAGTACGTGCGCAGCCAGCTGCCTAATCCCATGAAAAGCGGTCCCAGGGCTAACTGGCAATTTACCCCTTCTCAACAGCTTGGGGGAGATGCATTTGGCTACCATTGGATTGACGACGACCACTTCGTAATTTTCTTGCTTGACGTTTGCGGGCATGGAATAGGTGCAGCATTATTATCGATCTCTGTAATGAATGTGTTACAGTCGCAAACGCTTTCACTGACTGACTACAAAGACCCTAAAGCTGTAATGCATTCGCTCAATGCAATTTTCCCTATGGAAAAACACAACAATATGTTTTTCACAATATGGTATGGCGTATGGTGTAAATCCAAAGGACAGCTTTCTTATTCTTCCGCAGGCCATCCTCCCGCCGTTCTTTTTCAGCCAGGTAAAAGCTCTCAGAAACTTCGTACAGAAGGTATCGTTATCGGTGCTATCAGCGATGCAGAGTTCTCTTGCAGTACCTGTGAAGTACCTCTGGGATCCCAGCTATACGTATTCAGTGATGGCGTCTATGAAGTGACGAACCCTTCGCAAGGAATGATGCATTTGGATGATCTGCTAAAAATCTTGGATAAAGTATCAGCTAACCCGTCAAGCGCTTTGAAAGATATTCAAAAGGCAGTACATTCATTCTCCCGCACGAAGGAAGTCTCGGACGACTACTCCATAGTACAAATCATCTTCGCTTGATAAGAAAAAAAGCGTGTCCTAGTATTAGAGAACTCCAATACTAGGGGGGAGGGTATGTTATTTAAAGAACTGCTCGGCTTGCGCTAAAGCATATCTTGTGAACGAATCGTCTATATCAACCTTGCGCTTTTGACCATGCACTTCAATTTCAATAAAGTTTTGCTTGTAGGCATCCATCAATTCCTCAAACGTAAAGTAATAAGTACCTAAGATAGCTTCTGTCATATCGGGTCTAGATTTGCCTATAGATTCGGCAGTACCTATGAAGATTTCACCTAATTGACCCACAATTCCCGAGTCGGGTGACATCATTCCTAAGGATTTGACTGTATCCGGATTTAATTTAATCCCTGTCTCATCGAGAGTTTCGCGCGCGGCAGTCACTGAGTTATCTTTATCGCTTTCTATGGGTTGGCCACGAGGAATTTCCAAACGTAATCCGACAGCATGTCTATGAATAAGCACCAAAGCAATTTTCTTCACACCCTCTTCGATACAAACCGGCAATACCGCCACGCCTTTTTTACCACCTAGGCCAGATTTCCAAATGATACGAATATAGGTATGTTCATAGTTGTTTTTTGGTGATGTCACAGCATCCCTTAAAACGTAGATGAATGCATCTTCATAAGCGATGCCGGGATATGACCACTCTCTAGCTTTCGCTTCAGCGACTTCACGAGTGTCGCCTTTATTCATAAGCTTTTTCGTGAGTGTTGCTTCATTAGTGGAGATGATACGCTGGACTTTATCCACATCGTAATGAATTTGATAACAGCCATTTTCGTTAGTGTACCATTCATCAGGTACAAGTTCAGGATACTTTTTAAGGAGTGCTTTATAATCTTCCCAAGCTTTGACCCTAAAAGTGCACTTCACTTTTTCATCCGTAGAAGTTTCTTCCACAGAGGTTTTGTAAGTAATATTTTCCAATTTTTTAGGATCAGAAACTGGGCATATCGCAAACTCTTCTATCTTACCAAAAATTTCGTTCCAGCGCTTGATCGCTTCTTGGTGCTTAGCATAATGATAAGCTGTTAGGGCGGCTACGTCGCCTTCCGCACGCCCATCCATTCCTTCGTTTAGACGACTGTGGATTTCGTTAATCCACTTTACCCTATCTTGCAGCTTAGTGAGTTCTGCGGGAGTCGAAGATATGTAGGATGAGGATTGCTTTTTTGCAAAAGTGGAAGCTTCCTTCAAATATTCGATATACTGGACATGATCCGCGTGTGAGATCGCATGTAACATAATACATTCCTTGCATTAGTCAAAATAGTATTCGGGCCCTTCTGAACCGGCTTCATAGTTAGGAAAATCTACCGGAGCATTCTCTTCCCAATATTTCAGCACAGGAGAGAAAAACTTCCAAGCTGCTAAGATCTCTTTGAAAGTTGCAAAATTACTAAAGTTACCTTGCAGCGCATCTTCAAATATATTTTCGTAAGCATCGTTGGAGTCGTTAGGAGTATAGAGAGTGTGTTTATTATCTGCAAAATCTACGTAATAAATTTCTTCAACGGGATGGATGCTGAAGACAAGTCTATTTCCACCGGATTTAAGCAAGGGCTTAAGCTGAATTTCAATTTGGGTCTTTTTTTCAGAAAGCCTTTTACCGGCTTTGACGACAAAAGGAACATCTTTCCAACGGTAATTGTCGATTTTAAAGTTAGCTGCAACAAAAGTCTCAACGTTTGATTCAGGGGAAACATTTTTCTCTTCACGGTAGCCCGGAGCTACTTGATTGTTAACAATGCCTCTAGCATATTGCCCACGAATAATTTGTGGAAATTCATCTTCCAAATTAAAAGCTTTTAGTGCTTTGATGACCTGGACTTTATTTTTTGATAGCTGCGGACCTTCTAAATTATCAGGCATATCCATCGCTACTAGTCCTATCATTTGCATGACGTGGTTTTGTACTACATCGCGCAGCAGCCCTGTTTGTTCCCAAAATGCACCGCGCCCTTCAATGCCAATATCTTCAGCTAAAGTGATGTCAACGGATTGAATGAAAATGCGGTTCCAAAGGAGTTCGAACTTCTCGAATTTTTTTCTGAAGCCCGTAATGCTGCGAACAATAGATTTTCCTAGATAATGGTCCACATAAGAAGCCTGGTCTTTACCTAGGTAAGCGGAGATCTGAGCATGTAAAGCTTTTGCGCTATCTAAATCTTTGCCGAAAGGCTTCTCAAAGAGCACTTTTACGTAACCGTCATCTTTGTCCAGCAGGTCTTCCTGGTACAAACCTTTGACGATTGTAGGGTAATTGTCGGAAGGTATTGCTAGATAATAGAGGTGGTTTGTGACATTTTTCCTTCTCAGAACATTGGCGATTTTTTTGTACAATTCTTCAGAGTCCAAGTTGCCGGTGACATAGACAATTTTGTCTTTTACAGCATTCCAATAGGGGAGTTGTTCTTCTTTTATGAACGTGCTGATATGTTTGAGGAATTGTTCCTGGGATAGCTCGCGCCGTCCGACGCAGATCCAGACATAGTCTTGCGGTAGTTTATCTTTTGCCGCAAGGCTAACTAAGGAGGGGATGATTTTCCTTTTAACAAGATCTCCGGTTGCACCGAAGAGGACGATGCCGTGGGTGGGGAGTTCTTTTTGTTCGTAATATTGTTCAGCGGGATAATAATCTTCTGATTCAGAATAAAGGTTAATTTGAAAACATAATAAAAGTAATAATGAGTAGATGATTTTATTCATGAAGATCTCGTTGTTAATTCTCCGGAGTATAATAGTTTGTTTTGGGTTTATTTTCAACCTCTCAGATCTAATGTGGAGTTTCCATTAATTCTGTGTGGTTTAAAAACACGGTTTTGCATATAGTTGTTCAATATTATGCGTCCCAAACATTTAAAATACCCATTTCATAATCCCGAAAACAAGCGCGTCTTCATGCAAGAACGCGTTTGGTATGTCCCTGAAAGCGGAGTGGCAGACTATTCTGCATTTGACTTCCAAGGATGGGAATCACCTGACATGTTCGGCAATGCCAACCCTGTCATGATTGAGTACTGCAGCGGCAATGGTGCCTGGATTGCACAGAAAGCTATTGAAAATCCGCACATTAATTGGATTGCCCTGGACAAACGCTTTGATCGCGTCAAACGTATCTGGGCTAAAATCCAAAATTTCCAGTTGCCCAACCTAATAGCTGTTTATGGTGAAGCGCTTTTCTTTTCGCAGAAGTACCTTTCCAATGCTTGTCTTGCAGGTGCATTTATCAATTTTCCAGATCCTTGGCCTAAGCGCCATCACGAGAAACATCGCCTAGTAGAACCGAAATTCCTAGACGAGTTGAATAGGATCCTAAAGCCTGAAAGCGAATTGACGATAGTGACAGATGATGTAGGCTATTCTCAATGGATACTTAAGCATACCCTTGCACACAAAGATTTTAAATCCCTCTATCCAGAGCCCTACTTTGTACAGGAGCTGCCAGGCTACGGTACTTCATTTTTTGAGAATCTTTGGCGTGAGCAAGGACTGACCATCCATTATCACCGATACCAAAAACAATCATCAGTTCTATGATATTCTTTGAAGCTCCTCAGTTTGTATGGAACGAAAATCCCTATTTCCCTGAAGGGACAACAGATGGCAATCTCGTTGTGCTTCAAGAAGCTGAGCAACCTGTAGGGGATTCTGCTGCAATATTATGGAAAAAAGATTTTAAGCTTTTTGATCAATTTCTCAAGCCCTTATCCGATAAGGAACAGTTTGACGAGATTGAAAAAGAACTGTTGAATTTTTGCGAAACTATTCCGGAGCAATACCATTCCCAGACATTAGGAGTTCTTCTTTTCTCAGGAAAGCTTGAGGATATATTAAATTTCCCTTGGGACTGCCAGCAAAATGATAATTTTAAAGCTTGGCGCGAATATGTAGACCCTGCCCATGATCTGAATGATTATTATTTGCTGCACCATTATGCGTGTAAAATCCTGAATGATTTCATTGAAATTTTGACCTCCGGCGTATCCCAGCGGTTAGAATGGTTTGTTCAAATTGACGGTTCAGGATTTGTGGATGAAGTAGAATTCTATCATTTAGCAAATGCCGCCCGCTTTGAAAATCTGCATGTATTTTGGAAATGTCCTCAGCCCGAAATATTAGCTGACCTGGTTTGGGATGCAGGCATCCCACTGCAAGGCTACTGTGCAGAAAGTAAATTAGATCTCCGCTACCAGAATTCTATAATAACAGGTTGGTGTTTACCTCCAGCAGGAATGATCGGACCGCAGGAGCTTCAGCACCAAAAATCTGTAGTGGAAGCTTTAAAAAAAGCAAATATTAGCTACCGTCCTATCCCGGATGAAAGAATAGCATTGAATTGGCAAGGATTAGATACTATCATCGCAATCAGTCACCATATCTCTCCGCAAGGAAAACGGCAATTGGCCGGTTTTTGTGCTGCAGGGGGGCTAGTGGTTACTGTAGGAGAGCCGCTGGGGCTTCCTAACGAAGAAACCTTTGCCAACTTTATGAATGCTTATGTCACGACGTGAATATCAACCTTACTTTATCCCCCGGCGCAATGCCCGCTGCGTAGGCTGCCATCAGCTTTTTAACCCTGAACAGACCTATTATTCCTCAATATTAGAACAACTAGACGGCACCGTTACCCGGCAGGACCACTGCACTGCTTGCCGTACGTCCGGCGCAGAGTGTGATGTAGCATGGCAAGGGAAAATTCCCCCTTCGGCTACAGCCTTTGTCAATGAAGCTGCCCGCTGCGAGAAAGCCCTTGAACTATTACGTACCTTTACCCAAAGCGAGGATCCTGAAGAAAAAAATCAGGCCTTCGTTTTAGCTTTATACCTTGAGAGACGCAAGCAAATTGTCCTTCGCAAAGAAATTTGGGAAGGAACCAAGGTTGCAACGCTGTTGTACGAATATTTGGAGACAGGCGAGATGCTGCATGTGCCAAAAGTGGCATTAGATAAGATTGATTTGACCTTAGTTGCTCAGCAGCTGGGGATAGATGGAAAAAAATAACCCTTTCCACATTCAGATAGAAGACTTTAGAAGATATCTTGCAGCTGAAAAAGGCCTCTCAGTCAATACGATTGATGCCTATTTAAGCGATGTCGATTCATTCACGATATTCCTAAAAAAAAATGACCTCAAAGAAATTAATGCTGAAGACATCATCAACTTTTTGAGCCAGCTCAAAGCATTAAATTACGCTTCCTCATCTATTTCCAGGGGATTGTTTGCCTTGAAAGTCTTCTTCCGTTTTCTTCATCGTGAAAAATATATCGAGAAGAATATCGCAGCTAATTTAGAGAGCCCTAAAATCTCGCAGCTTCTACCACAAGTCTTATCGTATAAAGAAGTTGAATCCTTGCTATCCCAGCCAGATACAAAGACAGCGCGAGGAGCCTGTGACAAAGCCCTCATCGAAGTTATGTATGGTTGCGGATTAAGGGTCTCTGAACTCTGCTCCTTAAATTTATATGATGTCGATGATGAATTTGTACGTGTATTTGGAAAAGGAGGGAAGGAGAGGATTATTCCGATCGGAAAAAAAGCCATCCAAGCTGTGGACTACTATCTTGCCCATTTTAGAGGCAAATGTGAAAAAGAGTCCGATCCATTATTTATCAATACGACAGGCAACAGGATGGACCGTGTGACTGTCTGGAATAGAATCAAGGACTATGCAAAGAAAGCGAATATACGAAAAAATATTTCTCCTCACACACTTAGGCATGCATTTGCTACCCACTTACTCGATAATGGCGCAGACCTTAGGGTAATTCAAGAAATGATGGGCCATTCACATATCGGAAGTACAGATAAATATATGCATGTTAGCAGGAAGAAACTCCAAGAAAAATTTTTTGCTTGCCATCCAAGGAACTAGTCCGATACCCTACCAATAAAATATTTATTGGATAAGTTGGATGGAAAGTAAGCCCCTTTTAGATATATCTAAAGAACAATTGGAACACATCCTCAATCCGGATGTAGTCCTCAGAGAGCTATTAAGCGAAAAGCAGGTAGCAGAACAATTAAAGCTCGATCCTGAAGATCTAGCGATCATGTATCGACATGCGTTAGAACTTTTTAAAAAAGAACACTATCAAGATGCTGCCTACGCCTTTTTTTTCCTTTCATTTTTAGATAACACTAATTTCGACATATGGATAGGGTTAGGCATGTCCTTACAAATGACCCAGCATTACGAAGCCGCAATAATTGCTTATGAACTAGCAGCAGTAAGGGAAATTGAGAACCCCATCCCATATTTCTATTTAGCAAAATGCTTATTTGCTATCCATGACCATAAAGCAGCATTAGAAGCCATAGAGATGGCAATAGAATACTCTGAAGATCAGCCTAAGTTTGCAGAGATCTTAGAACAGTCTCGAACCGCCAAAGCTAGTTTGCTGCGCCGGCAAGCGTAAAAGTGAAACTGTAGGTACTTCTTTTGGACGTTGGAAATAATAAACCCCCGTCGCAAAGCTCGCCAGTTTAAGGAGAAGATGTTTAGGAAATACAACGATAGTAAGCCCTGCCAATCCAATATAAGATAAGTTTTTTGCTGTATTAGATAGCGCGTTGAAGCTAGGTGGAATTTTTTGATGAATTTTTTCTATGGTGCTTGAAGCCCATTGTGCTGTGCAAATAGCAACAGCTTTACCAATAATATATGAGGACGGGGAAAGAGTAAAAAGCCCTATTTCTAAGAGGATTAACGGTCCTTTTTCATAGAATCTGGAATTATTATAGTTTGCAACACAGTTTTCATAATTAGTTTGGATAGACTGCCATTCTGACTTAAGTACTTGGCCTGCTTGTTGAAATAATTCCATACACATAGAGTTTCATCCAATAATAGAAATAACAGTAAATAATAAAACAAATTTTTAAAGATTTGATTAAGAAAAAGGAATAGAAAAATGCCCTAGTACAAAGTAAACTAGGGCATTTATATTAACCTAACTTTTCCATTAGCAACTCATTGACAATTGCAGGGTTGGCTTTACCATTGGTTTTTTTCATGACTTGGCCTACCAAAAAGCCAAAAGCTCGCGCCTTACCTTCCTTATAGTCTACCACAGATTGCCCGTTCTCACTCAATACCTCTGTGATCAAAGCTTCTAAGGATGCTCTATCGCCTACGGGGCGGTAATCAGGATTTTCTGAGACAATCGTACGGCTATCCTTACCGGGATTCGCTACCATGTCATCTGCAACAGCCTTAGCGATTTTACCGGTGATGGTGCCGTTATCTATCATGTTGACCAAATGACCGACATGTTCCGGGAGGATGCCTGAAGTTATCAATGAAGTGCCTGTGTCTTTATATCTACCGGCAAATTCAACAATAATCCAGTTGCACAAACTGCGTGCGTTGCCGCATTCCTTCAAGGCTTTTTCAAAATATTCGCATGCAGGCTTGTCGCTGACGATAATGAACGAGCTGTCCGGTGAAAGGCCTAAGTCGTTG is drawn from Parachlamydiales bacterium and contains these coding sequences:
- the cheB gene encoding chemotaxis-specific protein-glutamate methyltransferase CheB, whose amino-acid sequence is MKIAIVNDDPAIIKALQTFLKQDPSYKLVWIAKSGDEAIANSLSNLPDLILMDIAMPGLNGVETTKYIMQHTPTAIIIVTFPLIKETHLVFEAIGEGAIDALNVTLSDYSIVESESLHYKIQTIGRLKGKILSKLKKTAEKHVEPLMANKEPFPILLTIGASTGGPVALSKILTSLPSNLPLAIVIIQHVDERFIGGLAHWLKDQSGQNVKLITAGDIPKPGVVLLASKNQHLVVRHNGTLNYTTFPKGTPYIPSVDVFYHSLYQHWPQKSIAILLTGMGNDGAQGMKSLREKGWHTIAEHEKSCVIFGMPRAAIEAGGAEEVVECGHMPAAILTAFREIAKAKG
- a CDS encoding SpoIIE family protein phosphatase encodes the protein MSSLLPTEVITTPLLKPLSTFVISVLLIDDQEIIGETIRSMLSDQTDISFHYCKDPSYAIDKAMEVNPTVILQDLVMPDIDGLELTRYFRAHEKTRDIPLIVLSSKEDPAIKAEAFAVGANDYMVKLPDKLELIARIRYHSNAYIRLLERNEAYEKLRESQHLLNDELAEAAQYVRSQLPNPMKSGPRANWQFTPSQQLGGDAFGYHWIDDDHFVIFLLDVCGHGIGAALLSISVMNVLQSQTLSLTDYKDPKAVMHSLNAIFPMEKHNNMFFTIWYGVWCKSKGQLSYSSAGHPPAVLFQPGKSSQKLRTEGIVIGAISDAEFSCSTCEVPLGSQLYVFSDGVYEVTNPSQGMMHLDDLLKILDKVSANPSSALKDIQKAVHSFSRTKEVSDDYSIVQIIFA
- a CDS encoding tRNA (guanine(46)-N(7))-methyltransferase TrmB produces the protein MQERVWYVPESGVADYSAFDFQGWESPDMFGNANPVMIEYCSGNGAWIAQKAIENPHINWIALDKRFDRVKRIWAKIQNFQLPNLIAVYGEALFFSQKYLSNACLAGAFINFPDPWPKRHHEKHRLVEPKFLDELNRILKPESELTIVTDDVGYSQWILKHTLAHKDFKSLYPEPYFVQELPGYGTSFFENLWREQGLTIHYHRYQKQSSVL
- the xerD gene encoding site-specific tyrosine recombinase XerD, which codes for MEKNNPFHIQIEDFRRYLAAEKGLSVNTIDAYLSDVDSFTIFLKKNDLKEINAEDIINFLSQLKALNYASSSISRGLFALKVFFRFLHREKYIEKNIAANLESPKISQLLPQVLSYKEVESLLSQPDTKTARGACDKALIEVMYGCGLRVSELCSLNLYDVDDEFVRVFGKGGKERIIPIGKKAIQAVDYYLAHFRGKCEKESDPLFINTTGNRMDRVTVWNRIKDYAKKANIRKNISPHTLRHAFATHLLDNGADLRVIQEMMGHSHIGSTDKYMHVSRKKLQEKFFACHPRN
- a CDS encoding SycD/LcrH family type III secretion system chaperone — translated: MESKPLLDISKEQLEHILNPDVVLRELLSEKQVAEQLKLDPEDLAIMYRHALELFKKEHYQDAAYAFFFLSFLDNTNFDIWIGLGMSLQMTQHYEAAIIAYELAAVREIENPIPYFYLAKCLFAIHDHKAALEAIEMAIEYSEDQPKFAEILEQSRTAKASLLRRQA